In Musa acuminata AAA Group cultivar baxijiao chromosome BXJ3-9, Cavendish_Baxijiao_AAA, whole genome shotgun sequence, a single genomic region encodes these proteins:
- the LOC135649148 gene encoding uncharacterized protein LOC135649148 isoform X2: MSLVDYASSEEEEEEEEEAIDLQEKGEEKGKQQMESAAPSLSPPSTRPLPPSIPLPDRQNQIPIAANQPSNVVPPLPLPSLEGLLDVSVLFATQSYQSSQTVGTDHSSRVAAALAETASRKRESDGSTFPQPSSKHSRGQLRRLRNVPNTKGGLLVPPQLSGRSNVVTEDIGKFFVSKLTESSR, encoded by the exons atgtcgcTCGTGGATTACGCCTcttcggaagaagaagaagaagaagaagaagaagcgatcGATTTGcaggaaaaaggagaagaaaaggggAAGCAACAGATGGAATCTGCTGCTCCTTCGCTCTCCCCTCCGTCGACGCGCCCGCTGCCGCCTTCGATCCCACTCCCCGATCGCCAGAACCA GATCCCCATAGCAGCAAATCAACCTTCAAATGTAGTCCCCCCCTTGCCGCTACCTTCTTTGGAAGGACTTCTAGATGTATCAGTTCTTTTTGCTACTCAATCCTACCAATCAAGCCAAACGGTTGGTACTGATCACTCCTCTAGAGTTGCTGCTGCACTTGCAGAAACTGCATCACGAAAGAGAGAATCAGATGGTTCCACCTTTCCTCAACCATCTAGTAAGCATTCCAGAGGACAATTACGACGTCTAAGAAATGTTCCCAACACAAAGGGTGGCTTGTTAGTTCCACCACAGCTCAGTGGGAG GAGCAATGTGGTTACTGAAGATATAGGAAAGTTTTTTGTCAGCAAACTTACAGAGTCATCTCGGTAA
- the LOC135649148 gene encoding uncharacterized protein LOC135649148 isoform X1 → MSLVDYASSEEEEEEEEEAIDLQEKGEEKGKQQMESAAPSLSPPSTRPLPPSIPLPDRQNQCSLEIGEFHATRTKENVQKIPIAANQPSNVVPPLPLPSLEGLLDVSVLFATQSYQSSQTVGTDHSSRVAAALAETASRKRESDGSTFPQPSSKHSRGQLRRLRNVPNTKGGLLVPPQLSGRSNVVTEDIGKFFVSKLTESSR, encoded by the exons atgtcgcTCGTGGATTACGCCTcttcggaagaagaagaagaagaagaagaagaagcgatcGATTTGcaggaaaaaggagaagaaaaggggAAGCAACAGATGGAATCTGCTGCTCCTTCGCTCTCCCCTCCGTCGACGCGCCCGCTGCCGCCTTCGATCCCACTCCCCGATCGCCAGAACCA GTGCTCCTTGGAGATAGGTGAATTTCATGCAACAAGGACCAAAGAGAATGTACAAAA GATCCCCATAGCAGCAAATCAACCTTCAAATGTAGTCCCCCCCTTGCCGCTACCTTCTTTGGAAGGACTTCTAGATGTATCAGTTCTTTTTGCTACTCAATCCTACCAATCAAGCCAAACGGTTGGTACTGATCACTCCTCTAGAGTTGCTGCTGCACTTGCAGAAACTGCATCACGAAAGAGAGAATCAGATGGTTCCACCTTTCCTCAACCATCTAGTAAGCATTCCAGAGGACAATTACGACGTCTAAGAAATGTTCCCAACACAAAGGGTGGCTTGTTAGTTCCACCACAGCTCAGTGGGAG GAGCAATGTGGTTACTGAAGATATAGGAAAGTTTTTTGTCAGCAAACTTACAGAGTCATCTCGGTAA